A segment of the Candidatus Dormiibacterota bacterium genome:
GGCGCGGTGCTAGGCGTTCGCCGGAATTTTTTCGAGGATCATCGAGGTGAGATCCGCGAGGCGGCACGAGTATCCCCACTCGTTATCGTACCAAGCGGCGATTTGAATCAAATCCCCGTTGGCGTTGGAGAGTTTGCTATCGATGATCGAGCTGAAGGGCGAGCGCTTGAAATCGCTGGAGACCAGCTCCTCTTCGCAGTACTGCACGTAGGCTTTCAAATCGGTCTGGCTGCTGCGCTGCAGGATCGCGTTCAATTCGGCCTTGGTCGTTTCGCGCTTGACTTGCGCGACGAGGTAGATCATCGAGACGGTCGGCGTCGGTACCCGCAGCGCGAACCCGTCGAACGTTCCCTCGATCTCGGGAATGGTTAGGTAGAGCGCTTTCGCAGCACCGGTCGATGTCGGGATGATGTTGGTCGCGGCATTGCGCGCGCGGCGCAGATCTTTGTGCGGGGCGTCCAGGATATTTTGATCGTTGGTGTACGAATGGATCGTCGTCATAAAGCCCTTGACCCAGCCGAGGTGTTCGACGATCGGCCTGACGGCAGTCGCCAAGCAGTTGGTCGTGCACGACGCATTCGAGATGACGTTGTGCACGGCCGGGTCGTATTGCTGGTGATTGACGCCCAGCACGACCGTGATATCTTCGCCTTTGGCGGGCGCCGAGATGATGACTTTTTTAGCGCCGCCGCCGTCGATATGCGCGCGCGCCTTGGCCGCATCGGTAAAGAGTCCCGTCGATTCGATGACCACGTCGACGCCGAGCTGTTTCCAGGGCAGTTTGCCCGGATCGCGTTCGGCGAGAACTTTGATGCGTTGGTTATCGATCGCCAACGTGTCGCCGTCGACGCCGACGCTACCGCCGAACGTGCCGTAGTTGCTATCGTACTTAAAGAGGTGCGCGCACTCGGCGGCACTGGTCAAATCGTTGACCGCGACGATCTCGACGCCCGGGTGGCGCTCCATCAACGCCTTGGCAAAATTTCTCCCGATGCGGCCGAAGCCGTTGATTCCAATTCGCATGCACCAGCTCTCCGTGGACGTAGCGCGGTTTTACCGTGGGTTCCGGGGTTTACCGGGCTTGCTCCCTTGAGCCCTTCCAGACCGAAGCTTGGCCGCTAGGCGCGTGAGGGCGGTGAGACGGCTGGAGACGGTGGGTTTGCCGATGGGCGGGTTGCAACGATTGCCGATCTCTGCGAGGGATTCGCCCGGATGGGCAAGGCGAAGCTCCGCGATTTCCCGCAATGGCGGCGAGAGTTGGCCCAGGCCATAGGCATTCGCGATATAGGCTATCGTCTGGCTCTGGTTCGCGGCG
Coding sequences within it:
- the gap gene encoding type I glyceraldehyde-3-phosphate dehydrogenase, with the protein product MRIGINGFGRIGRNFAKALMERHPGVEIVAVNDLTSAAECAHLFKYDSNYGTFGGSVGVDGDTLAIDNQRIKVLAERDPGKLPWKQLGVDVVIESTGLFTDAAKARAHIDGGGAKKVIISAPAKGEDITVVLGVNHQQYDPAVHNVISNASCTTNCLATAVRPIVEHLGWVKGFMTTIHSYTNDQNILDAPHKDLRRARNAATNIIPTSTGAAKALYLTIPEIEGTFDGFALRVPTPTVSMIYLVAQVKRETTKAELNAILQRSSQTDLKAYVQYCEEELVSSDFKRSPFSSIIDSKLSNANGDLIQIAAWYDNEWGYSCRLADLTSMILEKIPANA